One segment of Chelonia mydas isolate rCheMyd1 chromosome 13, rCheMyd1.pri.v2, whole genome shotgun sequence DNA contains the following:
- the LOC119563631 gene encoding olfactory receptor 11A1-like — translation MGNRERGNETAVTQFIFLGFGNIPQLQILLFLLFLIIYIVTMAGNILIVVLVVADQHLHTPMYFFLGNLSCLEICYASTILPRMLAGPLTISVSGCIAQFYFASFFAATECYLLAVMSYDRYLAICKPLHYATLMNGRFCCQLAAGSWINGCLAIAIITCLMLQLHFCGPNEIDHFFCESTQIINLCCTDTYLIELVITILVVLFTLPPFALTVVSYVCIISTILTIPSTTGRQKTFSTCSSHLIVVTVFYGTLMIVYLLPKTNTLRDLNKVFSVFYTILTPMTNPFIYSLRNKKVMEALRKIVCKCADFTRIPN, via the coding sequence ATGGGTAacagagaaaggggaaatgaaacaGCTGTCACACAGTTCATCTTCCTCGGGTTTGGGAATATCCCACAACTGCAGatccttctcttcctgctgttCCTCATAATATACATTGTGACTATGGCCGGGAACATCCTCATCGTGGTGCTAGTTGTGgctgatcagcaccttcacacccccatgtacttcttcctggggaacttgtcctgccTGGAAATCTGCTACGcctccaccatcctgcccaggATGCTGGCTGGTCCCCTGACCATCTCTGTCAGTGGCTGTATTGCACAATTTTATTTTGCCAGTTTCTTTGCAGCTACCGAGTGCTACCTCCTAGCAGTGATGTCTTACGATCGGTATCTAGCGATATGCAAACCTCTGCACTATGCAACACTTATGAATGGCAGATTCTGCTGCCAGCTAGCAGCTGGGTCATGGATAAATGGATGTCTGGCTATTGCCATCATAACATGCCTTATGTTACAACTACATTTTTGTGGCCCCAATGAAATTGATCATTTCTTCTGTGAATCCACACAAATAATCAATCTCTGCTGTACTGACACCTATCTGATAGAGCTTGTCATTACAATCCTGGTTGTTCTATTCACCCTGCCTCCATTCGCATTAACAGTGGTGTCCTACGTTTGTATCATCTCTACTATCCTGACCATCCCTTCCACCACTGGCAGGCAAAAGAcattttccacctgctcctcgcACCTCATTGTTGTGACAGTGTTCTACGGGACCCTAATGATTGTGTATCTGCTGCCCAAAACCAACACACTCAGAGACCTCAACAAAGTGTTCTCTGTCTTCTACACAATCCTGACCCCTATGACCAATCCCTTCATATACAGCCTGAGGAACAAAAAGGTGATGGAGGCACTGAGAAAAATTGTCTGTAAATGTGCAGATTTTACAAGAATtcccaactga